The Thalassotalea nanhaiensis genome has a window encoding:
- a CDS encoding acyl-CoA thioesterase, protein MFSEIITPRFSDTDALGHIGNTAIPIWFEGARNPVFKILSPKLDLQKWPMILAKTEIEFHAQLFFGEDIEVKTYLSKVGNTSFHVYQEIWQQDQKCASGTAIMVYYCFESQKSKPIPDEMRSKLTEHLYQA, encoded by the coding sequence ATGTTTTCAGAAATTATAACCCCACGATTTAGTGACACTGATGCCCTAGGTCATATTGGCAATACAGCTATTCCTATTTGGTTCGAAGGAGCTAGAAATCCTGTATTTAAAATATTATCGCCTAAATTGGATTTGCAGAAGTGGCCAATGATCCTAGCTAAAACCGAAATAGAGTTTCATGCGCAATTATTTTTTGGTGAAGATATTGAGGTAAAAACTTATCTGTCTAAGGTGGGTAATACATCTTTTCACGTTTACCAAGAGATTTGGCAACAGGATCAAAAGTGTGCCTCAGGTACTGCAATTATGGTTTACTATTGTTTTGAGTCGCAAAAATCTAAGCCTATACCCGATGAAATGCGCAGCAAATTAACAGAGCATCTTTATCAAGCTTGA